In Petrotoga sp. 9PW.55.5.1, a genomic segment contains:
- a CDS encoding M3 family metallopeptidase: MNIQPINKLFQDLQKLRIQASKLGWTQYTTGFDFGIDEAYKKITNFLEDENNFKIICDYKEKELDPFDKRRVEIAYNTFEPYHKSKEINELNLKIRKKTTELSKILNTFRFKYDGKEITSVEIDQILANEEDRNIRRKVYFVRNQINHVLVENGFIELINLRKELAKANESKDFVEYMLKREELNSNIFDNWKSELNDHIQLLNNKRREYAQQYLKSESLESWDESYVKAQISPSLRAKVDMSGYYIILRNFFSNFGFNLDNFNIVYDIFPRKAKSEWGYNFTIEKGKDSRILANVKNQYSEYRTLLHESGHAIHSFLQDPNEIILNAGISGIITEGIANLFGSFIFDKLFYKNFFDNNVEEEFKNIEEYEKLNYIRFIGNIFFDHELYRNNIESLDDIYNLYFKVYSELFGDKPTAEEIPFGYRIHYTTHPIYMHNYFMGDVTAEMLKKVFCQRQNIKNVSEKSKEFGEFLISEIIKPSGFYKYEDLFKRISGNNFSIKWYF, translated from the coding sequence ATGAATATTCAACCTATTAACAAATTGTTTCAAGACTTACAAAAACTACGGATTCAAGCAAGCAAATTAGGATGGACACAATACACCACAGGTTTTGATTTTGGTATCGATGAAGCTTACAAAAAAATTACAAACTTCTTAGAAGATGAGAACAATTTTAAGATAATTTGTGACTATAAAGAGAAAGAATTGGATCCATTTGATAAAAGAAGAGTAGAAATAGCTTATAATACTTTTGAACCCTATCATAAAAGTAAAGAAATAAATGAATTAAACTTGAAGATACGCAAAAAGACAACAGAACTTTCAAAAATTTTAAACACATTTAGATTTAAATATGATGGCAAAGAAATAACTTCTGTAGAAATAGATCAAATACTGGCAAACGAAGAAGATAGGAATATAAGAAGAAAAGTGTATTTTGTACGTAATCAAATAAATCACGTTTTAGTAGAAAATGGTTTTATAGAGCTAATCAATTTAAGAAAAGAATTGGCAAAAGCTAATGAATCAAAGGATTTTGTTGAATACATGCTTAAAAGAGAAGAATTAAACTCAAATATATTTGATAATTGGAAAAGTGAGTTAAACGATCATATCCAACTTTTAAATAATAAAAGAAGAGAATATGCTCAGCAATATTTAAAATCAGAAAGTTTAGAATCATGGGATGAGAGTTATGTAAAAGCTCAAATTTCACCATCATTGAGAGCTAAAGTAGATATGTCAGGATATTACATTATTCTGAGAAATTTCTTTTCTAACTTTGGATTTAATTTAGACAATTTCAACATAGTCTATGACATTTTCCCAAGAAAAGCGAAATCTGAATGGGGATATAACTTTACAATAGAAAAGGGAAAAGACTCTAGAATTCTTGCTAATGTAAAAAATCAATACAGTGAATACAGAACACTACTTCATGAAAGTGGACATGCTATTCACTCATTTTTACAAGATCCCAATGAAATAATATTGAATGCTGGGATAAGTGGAATAATAACTGAAGGTATAGCAAATCTATTTGGAAGTTTTATATTTGATAAGCTTTTCTATAAAAACTTTTTTGATAATAATGTTGAAGAAGAATTCAAAAATATTGAAGAATATGAAAAATTAAATTATATAAGATTCATAGGAAATATCTTTTTCGATCATGAATTATATAGGAATAACATTGAATCATTAGATGATATTTATAATCTCTACTTTAAAGTGTACTCAGAATTATTTGGAGATAAGCCTACTGCTGAAGAAATTCCGTTCGGATATAGAATTCACTATACCACTCATCCAATATACATGCATAACTATTTTATGGGAGACGTTACTGCTGAAATGTTGAAAAAAGTTTTTTGTCAAAGGCAAAACATAAAAAATGTTTCCGAAAAATCTAAGGAGTTTGGAGAATTTTTAATAAGTGAAATTATAAAACCTTCAGGTTTTTACAAATACGAAGACTTATTTAAAAGAATCAGTGGTAACAATTTTTCTATAAAATGGTATTTTTAG
- a CDS encoding UDP-N-acetylglucosamine 2-epimerase has protein sequence IEPLDYLSMMGLVQKSLLVITDSGGLQKEAYFAGKRAIVVMPDTGWRELTDAGWNILSKGDEIKDKMDCIIKNEIDSKTENIYGDGKAGEKIAGLIKAY, from the coding sequence GATAGAACCTCTTGACTATTTAAGTATGATGGGGCTAGTTCAAAAAAGCCTTCTTGTTATAACAGACAGTGGAGGATTACAAAAAGAAGCGTACTTTGCAGGAAAAAGAGCGATAGTTGTTATGCCAGATACAGGTTGGAGAGAATTAACAGATGCAGGGTGGAATATACTAAGTAAAGGCGATGAAATCAAAGATAAGATGGACTGTATAATCAAAAACGAAATAGATTCAAAAACAGAAAATATATACGGTGATGGAAAGGCAGGGGAAAAGATTGCTGGGTTGATAAAGGCGTATTAA
- a CDS encoding 5'-nucleotidase C-terminal domain-containing protein — protein MRSKVKKSILFLIVFCLSIFSVAFAVDDYIELQILATSDLHGRFLPYDYALNQVNDSGSLAQVATIVKELRSKYPNNTVLIDNGDTIQENLSNIFIEDALHPMIFAMNEMKYDVWVLGNHEFNYGVPTLKKIMKQFIPSDKSYDAVLCGNVYNPDGTRLAAPYKIVTTDDGIKVGIIGMVTPNITRWDAANLKDYIVVDPVDEVRIAVAQLKGKVDVIVGAFHLGYEQEYGTYGSGAVDILKACPDLDVVILGHAHQKISETYYYNGKLYQAIDGEIFDEEENNITQEVKLNGTLIVEPGNWGRTLSQVVLTLKKEGETFIITDKSSANFDVKTSTGVVPPDNELERKLQPFHYKALDYANEIIGELKGGDLVPEDEIKGIPQVWIQPTAMIDLINSVQMYYGEQVIGKKIDVSGAAPFREDANIKEGPIKRSDISLIYRYDNTLYVLEVTGAQLKKYMEWSVSFYNQFTPGDLTISFNQKIPGYNYDIFKGVFYEIDISKPVGERIVNLRKNDGTLINDDDILTLAVNNYRANTQLLNYGPIFKEGETLPKLLGRTEDMPEFSAISGGDMRKLIEKYIIEVKNGILTPEFENNWRIIGNEWDEELHELAKNLAYEGKISINKYKPVRVEDIQTFLEINM, from the coding sequence ATGAGGAGTAAGGTCAAAAAAAGTATTTTATTTTTAATTGTTTTTTGTCTGAGCATTTTTTCTGTAGCTTTTGCAGTTGATGATTACATAGAATTACAAATTTTAGCCACTTCTGATTTGCATGGTCGTTTTCTACCATATGATTATGCTTTAAATCAGGTTAACGACAGTGGAAGTTTAGCTCAAGTAGCAACTATCGTTAAAGAACTAAGGAGCAAATATCCTAACAATACCGTTTTAATAGACAATGGTGACACGATTCAAGAAAATTTATCAAATATCTTTATTGAAGATGCCCTTCATCCAATGATTTTTGCAATGAACGAGATGAAGTATGATGTTTGGGTTCTTGGAAATCATGAATTTAATTATGGAGTACCCACACTAAAAAAGATTATGAAGCAGTTTATTCCAAGTGATAAAAGCTATGACGCAGTTTTGTGCGGTAACGTATATAATCCTGATGGAACAAGATTAGCGGCTCCTTATAAAATAGTAACAACCGATGATGGAATAAAAGTTGGAATAATAGGAATGGTCACACCAAATATTACAAGATGGGATGCAGCTAATTTAAAAGATTATATTGTTGTAGATCCTGTTGATGAAGTAAGAATAGCAGTTGCTCAATTAAAAGGGAAGGTGGATGTTATTGTAGGTGCATTTCATTTGGGATACGAACAAGAATACGGAACTTACGGTTCTGGGGCAGTTGATATATTAAAGGCTTGCCCTGATTTGGATGTTGTAATATTAGGACATGCACATCAGAAAATTTCCGAAACTTATTATTACAATGGTAAATTATATCAAGCAATTGATGGGGAAATATTCGATGAAGAGGAAAATAATATTACTCAAGAGGTTAAATTAAACGGTACTTTGATTGTAGAACCTGGAAATTGGGGAAGAACGTTGTCCCAAGTGGTTCTAACACTTAAAAAAGAAGGAGAAACGTTTATTATAACAGATAAAAGCTCTGCTAATTTTGATGTCAAAACTTCTACAGGTGTTGTACCTCCTGACAATGAATTGGAAAGAAAATTACAACCTTTTCATTATAAGGCTCTTGATTATGCTAACGAGATAATAGGCGAATTAAAAGGTGGAGATTTAGTGCCTGAAGATGAAATTAAAGGAATTCCTCAGGTATGGATTCAACCAACTGCTATGATAGATTTGATAAATTCTGTGCAAATGTATTATGGTGAACAAGTCATAGGTAAAAAGATTGATGTATCTGGTGCAGCGCCATTCAGAGAAGATGCCAATATAAAAGAAGGTCCAATAAAAAGATCTGATATATCTTTAATTTACAGGTACGATAACACTTTGTACGTTCTTGAAGTAACTGGAGCTCAGCTCAAAAAATACATGGAATGGTCTGTATCTTTTTATAATCAATTTACCCCTGGAGATTTAACTATCTCTTTTAATCAAAAAATTCCAGGTTACAACTACGATATCTTCAAAGGTGTTTTCTATGAAATTGATATCTCTAAACCTGTTGGAGAAAGAATCGTTAATCTAAGGAAAAATGATGGTACACTTATCAATGATGATGATATATTGACTTTAGCAGTCAACAATTACAGAGCAAACACGCAACTACTGAATTACGGACCAATTTTTAAAGAAGGAGAAACACTTCCAAAATTATTAGGAAGAACGGAAGATATGCCAGAATTTTCTGCCATTAGTGGAGGAGACATGAGAAAATTAATTGAGAAATATATTATAGAAGTTAAAAATGGCATTCTAACTCCTGAATTTGAAAATAACTGGAGAATAATAGGAAATGAATGGGATGAAGAACTTCACGAATTAGCTAAAAATCTGGCATATGAAGGAAAAATAAGTATAAACAAATATAAACCTGTGAGAGTAGAAGATATACAAACTTTTCTAGAAATTAATATGTAA
- a CDS encoding glycosyltransferase family 4 protein, which yields MRLFVISPGYPSENNLYNSNFVQKRLELYKNYNKNWQIEVLIYNKRAIKNNYYYFNNIKVHNCNLNGILENYYSMKPDLILIHFFHRDLFENFIKKINEPILIWVHGAEALSWKRRLFNFSVSPIKFIKYVISNSLQLRKFSSLIDYSKKTGRIKFIFVSKWMKDVCFKDTKNSTDNFEIIPNVVDTDFFDYVPKDFLQRRNILLIRNFDSKKYATDIAIKAILYLSKNYKGFKGLNFTIIGKGKLWHKLTKRIKNFSNVRLINKFLTHEEIKKYHSENGVFLCPTRQDSQGVSMCEAMSSGLVPISSNNTAILEFLNREAGYLTNNFIEIAKAIEELNDNPKLFSEKSIKVANLIRNLASFEKTIKKEIDLINSIYQENKK from the coding sequence ATGAGATTATTTGTAATAAGTCCAGGATATCCAAGCGAAAACAATTTATATAATAGTAATTTTGTTCAAAAAAGATTGGAATTATATAAAAATTATAATAAAAATTGGCAAATTGAGGTGCTAATTTATAATAAAAGGGCAATAAAAAATAATTACTACTATTTTAATAATATAAAAGTTCATAATTGTAATTTAAATGGTATTCTTGAAAACTATTATTCCATGAAACCTGATTTAATATTAATTCATTTTTTCCACCGAGATCTATTTGAAAATTTCATAAAAAAAATTAATGAACCAATTTTGATTTGGGTACATGGGGCAGAAGCATTATCATGGAAAAGAAGACTTTTTAATTTTTCTGTTAGCCCCATAAAGTTTATAAAATATGTTATAAGTAATTCTCTACAATTAAGAAAATTTTCTTCACTTATAGATTATTCAAAAAAAACAGGGAGAATAAAATTTATTTTTGTTTCAAAATGGATGAAAGATGTTTGTTTTAAGGATACTAAAAATTCTACAGATAATTTTGAAATAATTCCAAATGTTGTTGATACAGACTTCTTTGATTATGTACCAAAAGATTTTTTGCAAAGAAGAAATATTTTATTAATTAGAAATTTTGATAGTAAGAAATATGCAACTGACATTGCAATAAAAGCTATTTTGTATTTAAGTAAAAACTATAAAGGTTTCAAAGGTTTAAATTTTACTATTATAGGAAAAGGAAAATTATGGCACAAATTAACCAAAAGGATAAAAAATTTTAGTAACGTTAGATTGATTAATAAATTTCTTACACACGAAGAAATTAAAAAATACCATAGTGAAAATGGAGTATTTTTATGTCCCACAAGGCAGGATTCACAAGGTGTATCAATGTGCGAAGCAATGTCAAGCGGATTAGTTCCAATTTCTTCTAATAATACAGCAATACTCGAATTCTTAAATAGAGAAGCAGGTTACCTAACCAATAATTTTATAGAAATAGCCAAAGCAATTGAGGAATTAAATGATAATCCTAAATTATTTTCTGAAAAGAGCATAAAAGTTGCTAATTTAATAAGAAATTTAGCAAGTTTTGAAAAAACAATAAAAAAAGAAATAGATCTTATTAATAGCATATATCAGGAGAATAAAAAATGA
- a CDS encoding lipopolysaccharide biosynthesis protein, with protein sequence MTKERNLIKSFFQFSIGQWVAALISFITTPITTWLIIPEEFGKASMFTLAFNLLLNIALLGADQGFVRMFYEKEEEKRRNLLWEALLPSLFIGFVIFIFIGVFWENLSLILFGDSNHFLPILLLGLTILIGTVERFANLAVRMKKRGIAFSTLRVVNGVTNATFTILYALFFSRTFYAVIVGLFFSHIITSILAIYFEKELWFGKFKIELSSIKSIVRYGIPFVPTFLITWLFQSIDRLALRNYTDFNEIGLYSAAFKVVAVMNLIQIGFTTFWTPTSYENYENNPVSTGIFEKTSLFISAAMFTFGLLIVVFKDAIFLLLESSYRQAAGISSFLILMPIMYTVSEVTVVGINFKKKTYWHMLIATIAAGANIFGNLMLVPIYGAKGAALSTGISYIIFFSMRTIISKRLYKVNYHLGKFYFSTVTFIVVAFINTFANTLFLQVLSAVIGLILVLIVYREQVRYVFDFGIEELKRLKNKAANKTN encoded by the coding sequence ATGACTAAAGAAAGAAATCTCATAAAATCTTTTTTTCAATTTTCAATAGGGCAATGGGTAGCTGCCCTCATTTCTTTTATAACAACTCCTATAACAACTTGGCTTATAATCCCAGAAGAGTTTGGTAAAGCTTCAATGTTTACTTTAGCTTTTAATTTACTTTTAAATATTGCTCTTTTAGGGGCAGATCAAGGTTTTGTAAGAATGTTTTATGAAAAAGAGGAAGAAAAAAGAAGAAACTTACTCTGGGAAGCTTTGTTACCTAGCTTGTTCATAGGATTCGTAATTTTTATTTTTATCGGTGTATTTTGGGAAAATCTTTCCCTTATCCTATTTGGAGATTCCAATCATTTTCTTCCCATTTTGTTATTGGGATTAACCATATTAATAGGAACTGTTGAAAGATTCGCTAATTTAGCTGTTAGGATGAAGAAAAGAGGAATAGCATTTTCTACTCTAAGAGTAGTTAACGGAGTAACAAATGCAACTTTTACAATTTTATATGCGTTATTCTTTTCGAGGACTTTTTACGCAGTTATCGTAGGTTTGTTTTTTTCTCACATAATAACTTCAATACTTGCAATTTATTTTGAAAAAGAATTATGGTTTGGAAAGTTTAAAATTGAACTTAGTTCTATAAAAAGCATTGTAAGATACGGGATCCCTTTTGTGCCAACATTTTTAATAACTTGGCTTTTTCAGTCAATTGATAGACTTGCTCTTAGAAACTACACTGATTTTAATGAAATAGGACTTTATTCTGCTGCATTTAAAGTTGTTGCAGTTATGAACTTAATACAAATTGGATTTACTACTTTCTGGACACCAACGTCGTATGAAAATTATGAAAACAATCCTGTAAGTACAGGGATATTTGAAAAAACATCTTTGTTTATTTCTGCAGCGATGTTTACGTTTGGGTTGTTAATAGTTGTTTTTAAAGACGCAATCTTTCTACTCTTAGAAAGTTCATACAGACAGGCGGCTGGAATAAGTTCTTTCCTTATTTTAATGCCTATTATGTACACAGTTTCAGAAGTAACGGTAGTTGGAATTAATTTCAAAAAGAAAACATACTGGCATATGCTTATAGCAACAATAGCAGCAGGAGCTAATATATTCGGTAACCTTATGCTTGTTCCAATATATGGAGCTAAAGGAGCAGCTTTATCTACTGGAATATCTTATATAATATTTTTTAGTATGAGGACTATTATCTCAAAAAGATTGTATAAAGTTAATTATCACTTAGGTAAATTTTATTTTTCTACTGTAACCTTTATAGTTGTTGCATTTATTAATACCTTCGCAAACACTTTATTTCTTCAAGTATTATCTGCTGTGATAGGACTTATCTTGGTTTTGATCGTCTACCGAGAACAAGTTAGATATGTTTTTGATTTTGGAATTGAAGAGTTGAAAAGGTTAAAGAATAAAGCAGCTAACAAAACGAATTGA
- the wecB gene encoding non-hydrolyzing UDP-N-acetylglucosamine 2-epimerase has product MNPVMIFGTRPEAIKMAPLYIKMKEKGIEAKIIATAQHREMLDQVLELFEITPDYDLNIMTKNQTLPQLTSKLITEIDKILKKEKFDYVLVQGDTTSTFVGSLAAFYNKIPVGHVEAGLRTNNIYNPFPEEMNRRLTGTIAQHHFASTQKAKENLLKENIEEKNIIVTGNTVIDALLWVKQNKQKDIEEIKEKYNIKDKKYILVTMHRRENWGEPIENVMRAIKSYLHENKEMYIVFPVHLNPVVRESVYKILGNEEKAILIDPVEYLEFIALMDSSHYIMTDSGGIQEEAPTLGKPTLVLRKTTERPEAIEAGTAKLIGTEEETVYQAMKELETEQYEKMSKASNPFGDGKASERIIEFFKEMN; this is encoded by the coding sequence ATGAATCCAGTGATGATATTTGGAACAAGACCAGAAGCGATAAAAATGGCACCATTATACATAAAAATGAAAGAAAAAGGAATAGAAGCAAAGATAATAGCTACCGCTCAACATAGAGAAATGCTTGATCAAGTATTAGAATTATTTGAAATAACTCCTGACTATGACTTAAACATAATGACAAAAAACCAAACATTACCTCAACTAACATCTAAACTAATAACAGAAATAGATAAAATACTAAAAAAAGAAAAATTTGATTATGTATTAGTTCAAGGAGATACCACATCAACTTTTGTAGGAAGTTTAGCTGCCTTTTACAACAAAATCCCCGTAGGGCATGTAGAAGCAGGATTACGAACAAACAACATTTACAATCCTTTTCCAGAAGAAATGAACAGGAGGCTAACAGGAACAATAGCTCAACATCATTTTGCTTCAACACAAAAAGCAAAAGAAAATCTTTTAAAAGAAAATATTGAAGAAAAAAACATAATAGTAACGGGAAACACTGTAATAGATGCTCTACTTTGGGTAAAACAAAACAAACAAAAAGATATAGAAGAAATAAAAGAAAAATATAATATAAAAGATAAAAAATATATACTTGTTACCATGCATAGAAGAGAAAACTGGGGAGAACCAATAGAAAACGTAATGAGAGCGATAAAAAGTTACTTACATGAAAATAAAGAAATGTATATAGTTTTCCCTGTTCATTTAAACCCTGTAGTAAGAGAAAGTGTATATAAAATATTAGGAAACGAAGAAAAAGCGATATTAATTGACCCTGTAGAATACTTAGAATTCATAGCTTTAATGGATTCAAGCCATTACATAATGACAGACTCAGGAGGGATACAAGAAGAAGCACCAACATTAGGAAAACCAACGTTAGTTTTAAGAAAAACAACTGAAAGACCTGAAGCAATAGAAGCAGGAACAGCTAAATTAATTGGAACGGAAGAAGAAACTGTATATCAAGCGATGAAAGAACTTGAAACAGAGCAATACGAAAAAATGAGTAAAGCAAGCAACCCTTTTGGAGATGGAAAAGCATCAGAGAGAATTATTGAATTTTTTAAAGAAATGAATTAA
- a CDS encoding transglutaminase-like domain-containing protein: MNKLAFLIADIPEDVRNLITTGDFEKVRNLIDLYLKRNISILLKERLNFEKYRMEILKKEYIYDHETALKLAQKEIKDFTKEELETLKNEKYADWIYINKKIMFHKRFLENIIKVHPNIGKRLITQSQEDNKVDDLLNKTIDEIIEKGEKQYFFHLKTGLSLKKDKLYENQIVRVHLPIPQNALQIQNIKILETSSQPKFVAPESYPQRTIFFEENTKELSTYTVEYSYENHIKYTNINYDNVSSQQPKFHTEEWPPQILFTPFLVDLAKEIIQNEKNPIKKARKIYDYITTNVQYSYVRPYISILNIPEYAAYNLKGDCGVQAILFITLCRIVGIPSRWQSGLFVTPFSISPHDWAQFYIEPYGWLFADLSFGGSAYRKNNIKKWNFYFGNLDPFRMVANSEFHYPLLPEKKFLRSDPYDNQIGEAEYLDRAIYQDEFEPIMQIIEAHEL, from the coding sequence ATGAACAAATTAGCTTTTTTAATTGCTGATATACCAGAAGATGTTAGAAATCTTATAACAACAGGCGATTTTGAAAAAGTCCGGAATTTGATAGATCTTTATTTGAAAAGAAACATATCTATCCTTTTAAAAGAAAGATTAAACTTTGAAAAATATAGGATGGAAATTCTTAAGAAAGAGTATATTTATGACCATGAAACCGCTTTAAAGTTAGCACAAAAAGAGATAAAAGATTTCACCAAAGAAGAATTAGAAACTTTGAAAAATGAAAAATACGCCGATTGGATCTATATCAACAAAAAAATAATGTTTCACAAAAGATTTTTAGAGAACATTATTAAAGTTCATCCAAATATTGGAAAAAGACTAATAACTCAAAGCCAAGAAGACAACAAGGTAGATGATTTACTTAATAAAACTATCGATGAAATAATTGAAAAAGGAGAAAAACAATATTTCTTCCATTTAAAAACCGGCCTCTCTTTAAAAAAAGATAAACTATATGAAAATCAAATCGTAAGAGTACACTTACCCATACCTCAAAACGCTCTTCAAATACAAAATATTAAGATACTTGAAACCTCATCTCAACCTAAATTTGTAGCCCCTGAATCTTATCCGCAAAGAACCATATTCTTTGAAGAAAATACAAAAGAATTGAGCACATACACTGTAGAATACTCATACGAAAACCATATAAAATATACAAATATCAATTATGATAACGTTTCATCCCAACAACCGAAATTCCATACCGAAGAATGGCCCCCACAGATCCTATTTACACCTTTTTTAGTTGATTTAGCAAAAGAAATAATTCAAAATGAAAAAAATCCAATAAAAAAAGCAAGAAAAATATATGATTATATTACAACCAACGTACAGTATTCTTATGTAAGGCCTTATATATCCATTTTAAATATTCCAGAATATGCTGCATACAATTTAAAAGGAGATTGTGGCGTTCAAGCCATACTTTTTATCACCCTTTGTCGAATTGTAGGTATCCCGTCTCGATGGCAATCAGGCCTTTTCGTAACTCCTTTCAGCATAAGTCCTCACGATTGGGCTCAGTTTTATATCGAACCCTACGGTTGGTTATTTGCAGATTTGTCATTTGGTGGTAGCGCTTATAGAAAGAATAACATCAAAAAGTGGAATTTCTATTTCGGAAATCTTGATCCATTTAGAATGGTTGCTAACTCGGAATTCCATTACCCACTTTTGCCAGAAAAGAAATTCTTAAGATCTGATCCTTACGATAATCAAATTGGCGAAGCTGAATATCTTGATAGAGCAATATACCAAGATGAATTTGAACCTATTATGCAAATCATAGAAGCTCATGAATTATGA
- a CDS encoding mandelate racemase/muconate lactonizing enzyme family protein, with product MEIVDLTFKRVRIKLLKPFVISRGSSQYCDSVIVKIITDEGYYGYGEATPSKTVTGETIDSVLITLELFKELLMKEDPLAIEKIHNIMDGTIIGNTAAKAAIDIALYDIKGKIMKSPLYKVLGGFDNKVQTDITVGIGTPKEMAQEAQKRVEQGFKILKIKTGRDAKEDIEAIQLIREAVGNGIELKIDANQGWSVNDTIKVAEAIEECNIEVIEQPLAYWDLEGLAFLRNKINIKIMPDETVHNSHDALKVIKKKAADMINIKLMKSGGLYEAEKINAVAESAGINCMLGCMVETKIALTAAASLVAAKKNIVAADLDSFLYYEEPDFIKGGFERETDVIKLFDKPGLGIEVDL from the coding sequence ATGGAAATAGTAGATTTAACCTTTAAGAGAGTTAGGATAAAATTGTTAAAACCCTTTGTTATATCGCGAGGGAGTAGTCAATACTGTGATTCTGTGATTGTAAAAATAATAACCGACGAAGGATATTATGGCTATGGAGAAGCAACTCCATCAAAAACGGTTACTGGCGAAACCATCGATTCAGTTTTAATAACGCTTGAGTTGTTTAAAGAATTATTGATGAAAGAAGATCCTTTAGCAATCGAAAAGATTCATAATATTATGGATGGAACAATTATTGGAAATACTGCTGCTAAAGCAGCAATAGATATTGCACTATATGATATTAAGGGGAAGATTATGAAATCACCTTTGTACAAAGTATTGGGTGGGTTTGACAACAAAGTTCAAACAGATATCACTGTTGGAATAGGAACTCCAAAAGAAATGGCGCAAGAAGCTCAAAAAAGAGTTGAACAAGGATTTAAAATTCTTAAAATAAAAACAGGAAGAGATGCTAAAGAAGATATAGAAGCAATTCAATTAATAAGAGAAGCTGTTGGTAATGGTATAGAACTTAAAATAGATGCAAATCAAGGGTGGAGTGTTAACGATACAATAAAGGTTGCAGAAGCCATAGAAGAATGTAATATCGAAGTAATAGAACAACCTTTAGCTTATTGGGATTTGGAAGGTTTGGCATTTTTAAGGAATAAAATAAATATTAAGATAATGCCCGATGAAACAGTGCATAATTCACATGATGCTTTAAAAGTTATAAAAAAGAAGGCTGCAGATATGATTAATATTAAATTAATGAAAAGCGGCGGTCTTTATGAAGCAGAAAAAATAAATGCTGTTGCTGAATCAGCTGGGATAAATTGTATGCTTGGTTGTATGGTAGAAACAAAAATAGCTTTAACAGCAGCAGCAAGTTTAGTAGCAGCTAAGAAAAATATTGTTGCAGCTGATTTAGATTCCTTTTTATATTACGAAGAACCAGATTTTATAAAAGGTGGGTTCGAAAGAGAGACAGATGTTATCAAGTTATTCGATAAACCAGGCTTAGGCATCGAAGTGGATTTATAA
- a CDS encoding winged helix-turn-helix transcriptional regulator, with protein MQDNEVLILEELEKNSDITQRDLSEKTGLSLGMVNLLLKKFIKKGFVKLERLNSKSFRYILTPEGFKEKSKKTIEYMKIYYQKTLIIKENIERIIRVYGRNRTYILFGKDREMKEIIESILKELNVDYITENDINKIDKSKIILYWDIDNEEKLKDFNSKFLLGEIEET; from the coding sequence ATGCAAGATAACGAAGTACTTATTTTAGAAGAATTAGAAAAAAACTCTGATATAACTCAAAGAGACCTTTCAGAAAAAACAGGGCTATCTTTAGGAATGGTGAACTTACTTCTAAAAAAGTTTATCAAAAAAGGTTTTGTCAAATTAGAAAGGTTGAACAGTAAGAGCTTTAGATACATATTAACCCCTGAAGGGTTCAAAGAAAAAAGCAAAAAAACGATAGAGTACATGAAAATATATTACCAAAAAACATTGATTATCAAAGAAAACATAGAAAGAATAATACGAGTTTATGGAAGGAATAGAACTTATATTCTATTTGGAAAAGACAGAGAAATGAAAGAAATAATCGAAAGTATATTAAAAGAGTTAAACGTTGATTATATAACTGAAAACGATATAAACAAGATAGATAAATCTAAAATAATCCTCTATTGGGATATAGACAATGAAGAAAAACTGAAAGATTTTAATAGCAAGTTTTTGTTGGGGGAGATAGAAGAGACATGA